DNA from Thermotoga sp. Mc24:
ATGTAAAGGAAAGTGATGTTGCTTTCTTTCTCTATTTCGGTGAAGGAATCGGTGGAGCGATTTCGGTGAACGGCAAAATCGTCAGGGGAGAAAATTTCGCTGCTGGGGAAATAGGTCATGTTGTCCTCGATGTAGAAAGCGGAAAAGAAGTGGAGGAGTTTCTCTCTATATCAAAACTCATAGAAAAGATAGAGAAATTTGTAGAACTTCAGGGAGAAACGCTGGATGAGAAGTTTCGACACATCAAAAGGTTATGGTTTTCAGGGGAAAAGAACGTGAAAGAAACAATGGAAGAATTCCTACAATATGTAGCAGTCGTTTTAAAGAACATCATCTACTTTCTGAATCCTGGTGTGATAGTACTCGGCGGTGTTGTCAACGATCTCTGGGATACATTTGGTTCTTTTATAAAAAGAGAACTTGAAAAGATAATAGACAGAGAAATTGCCGATGTTCTCATAAGAGATACCATTTTCAAGGAAATTTCACCGTCCCTTGTTGGAGGAAATGTTCTGGCGATAGAAGAGTTTCTGAGACAAATAACTTAACCTTTATCCATATACAAAGGAGGTGTGGGTATGAGAAAGTCACTTGTACTGTTACTGGCTCTTTTGGTTCTTTCCAGTTTGATGGCACAGGTGTCCCTGCCACGTGAAGACACAGTCTACATCGGAGGAGCCCTCTGGGGTCCTGCAACCACCTGGAACCTCTATGCACCGCAGTCCACGTGGGGTACTGATCAGTTCATGTACCTTCCGGCGTTCCAGTACGACCTTGGAAGAGACGCTTGGATTCCTGTCATCGCAGAAAGATACGAATTCGTGGACGACAAAACTCTGAGGATCTACATCAGACCTGAAGCAAGATGGAGTGATGGGGTACCGATCACAGCAGAAGATTTCGTCTATGCTCTTGAGCTCACCAAAGAACTTGGAATAGGACCTGGTGGCGGATGGGACACTTACATTGAGTACGTAAAAGCCGTTGACACCAAAGTAGTCGAGTTCAAAGCAAAAGAGGAAAACCTCAACTACTTCCAGTTCCTTTCCTACTCACTTGGGACACAGCCAATGCCCAAGCACGTCTATGAAAGAGTCAGAGCACAGATGAACATAAAAGACTGGGTTAACGACAAGCCTGAAGAACAGGTTGTTTCTGGTCCTTACAAGCTTTACTACTACGACCCGAACATCGTTGTGTACCAGAGAGTTGACAACTGGTGGGGTAAGGACATCTTTGGACTCCCAAGACCCAAGTATCTGGCTCACGTCATTTACAAGGACAACCCAAGTGCCAGTCTCGCGTTCGAAAGAGGAGACATCGATTGGAACGGACTCTTCATTCCGAGTGTCTGGGAACTTTGGGAAAAGAAAGGTATTCCAGTTGGAACGTGGTACAAAAAGGAACCCTACTTCATTCCCGACGGTGTGGGATTCGTGTACGTAAACAACACTAAACCAGGTCTGAATGATCCTGCTGTGAGAAAAGCGATCGCTTACGCCATTCCGTACAATGAAATGCTCAAAAAGGCTTACTTCGGTTATGGAAGTCAGGCTCACCCGTCCATGGTGATCGATCTCTTCGAACCGTACAAACAGTACATCGATTACGACCTCGCAAAGAAAACCTTTGGAACTGAGGATGGAAGAATCCCGTTCGATCTCGGTATAGCAAACAAGATCTTGGACGAGGCAGGGTACAAAAAAGGCCCGGATGGTGTGAGAGTGGGACCGGATGGCACAAAACTTGGCCCGTACACGATTTCTGTTCCGTACGGCTGGACCGACTGGATGATGATGTGCGAAATGATCGCAAAGAACCTGAGGAGTATAGGTATCGATGTGAAAACAGAGTTCCCCGATTTCTCTGTATGGGCAGACAGGATGACGAAGGGAACGTTCGATCTCATCATATCCTGGAGTGTTGGTCCAAGTTTCGATCATCCGTTCAACATTTACAGATTCGTTCTTGATAAGAGACTTTCCAAACCTGTTGGTGAAGTCACATGGGCTGGAGACTGGGAAAGGTACGACAGCGATGAAGTAGTCGAACTCCTCGATAAAGCAGTTTCTACACTCGATCCTGAGGTGAGGAAACAGGCGTATTTCAGAATCCAGCAGATCATCTACAGAGACATGCCAAGCATACCAGCGTTCTACTCGGCTCACTGGTACGAGTACTCTACGAAGTACTGGATTAACTGGCCAAACGAGGACAACCCAGCCTGGTTTAGACCTTCTCCATGGCACGCGGACACCTGGCCAACTCTCTTCATTATCTCCAAGAAGAGCAATCCACAACCTATTCCATCCTGGCTTGGAACGGTCGATGAAGGAGGTATCGAAATACCCACTGCGAAGATCTTCGAAGACCTTCATAAGGCAGCCATGTGATTTTTCCCTGGCCCCTCTTCGGGGCCGGGTTCCATAAAAACAGAGTGGGGAGTGAGAATTGAATGGGAACAAAATCGATGTTCAAGTACCTTTCGAGACGTTTCATCTTCCTGCTTGTTACCTATATAGTGGCAACAACTATTGTGTTCATACTTCCAAGAGCAATTCCAGGAAATCCTTTATCTCAAATCCTCTCAGGGCTTTCCAGAGTCGCTCAGGCCAATCCAGAAGCCATAAGAGCCGCGGAAAGAACTTTGATGGAAGAATTCGGTCTCGGAAAACCCTGGTACGTTCAGTATTTCGAGTTCATCACCAAAGCACTTCGAGGAGATCTTGGAACATCCATTACCTTCTACCCGAGGAAAGTTATTGACCTGATCATTCCAGTTATTCCCTGGACACTGGCGCTTCTTCTTCCAGCAACGATAGTTGCGTGGATCTTGGGTAACAGTCTTGGTGCTTTGGCGGCTTACAGAAGAAACACATGGATAGACAAAGGAGTGCTCACTACATCTCTTATTGTCTCCCAGATTCCGTACTACTGGCTTGGAATGATTTTCATCTTTTTTTTCGGAGTGAAGCTCGGTTGGCTTCCTGTTCAGGGGGCTTATTCTCAGGGAACGATACCGAATCTCAGCTGGTCATTCTTCATTGATGTTTTAAAACACTACATAATGCCCTTTGCGTCTATTGTTGTTTCTGCCATGGGTGGATGGGCAATAGGAATGAGACTCATGGTGATATATGAACTTGGAAGCGATTACGCGATGTTTTCTGAATATCTTGGTATGAAAGACAAGAGGATTTTTAAATACGTTTTCAGGAACTCCCTCCTTCCACAGATTACAGGACTTGCCCTAAGCCTAGGAGGAGTTCTGGGAGGGGCTTTGATCACTGAGATTGTATTCAATTACCCTGGAACGGGATATCTGCTTTTCAGGGCTTTGACCACACTTGATTATCCTCTGATACAGGGAATTTTTGTAATTCTTATTGCCTCTATCTACCTTGCCAACTTCATTGTGGATTTCCTTTACGCTCTGATAGATCCAAGAATAAGATTAGGACAGGAGGCATGAGATATGTTTCGAACGATGATAAGGCCACTTTTCAAAAACAAAAAGTTTATAATAGGTTTTTCGATTTTTCTTTTCTTTCTTTTCCTGGGAATTTTTGGACCTATGTTCTATAAAGTGGATCCCACGGAGATGACCTGGGATTACGAGCAACCTCCTTCCAGCGCGCATCCCTTCGGAACGGACACGTACGGTAGAGACGTTCTTGCACAGCTTTTTCATGGAATTCGTTCTTCACTTTACATCGGTTTTCTGGCCGCCATCATTTCACTTGTAATAGGTACGATCATAGGTAGTTTCTCCGCTGTGAAAAGAGGTATTGTAGATGATGTGCTGATGGCTATAACTAACATCGTTCTCACCACTCCTTCAATACTCATAGCAATTCTTATTGCAAGTTATTTGAAAGTACGAAGCATTGAAATGGTCGCTGTCATTTTGGGTCTTTTCCAGTGGCCTTGGTTTGCAAGGGCTATAAGGGCTCAATTGATGAGTGTGATGTCGAGAGAGTATGTTTACCTCTCCATAATGGCGGGTTATTCTGATTTCAGGCTTGTGATAGAGGACCTCATACCCACCATAGCAACATACGCTTTCATGTCCTTTGTTCTGTTCATAAACGGAGGAATAATGGGAGAAGCTGGGTTGAGCTTGATCGGTCTTGGTCCCACCCAGGGAATTTCTCTTGGAATCATGCTTCAGTGGGCGGTTCTCATGGAGGCAGTGCGGAGGGGACTCTGGTGGTGGTTTGTGCCACCAGGACTTGCCATTGTAGCCGTCACTGCTTCTTTGCTCGTGATCAGTACAGCAATGGATGAAGTTTTCAACCCGCGTTTGAGGGAGGAATGAAAATGAAAGAAATACTCTTGAAGGCAGAAAATGTGAAGGCCTACTATAAACTGGAGAAAGCTTCTGTTAAAGCGGTGGATGGTCTGTCTTTTGAGATACTGGAAGACGAAGTCATAGGTGTTGTTGGTGAATCCGGTTGTGGAAAGACAACTCTCTCGAATGTGATCTTCATGAACATGGTAAAACCTCTGACACTCGTTGATGGAAAGATTTTTCTGAAAGTCAACGGGAAGTTTGTCGAACTATCGTCCATGACAAGAGACGAAGTAAAAAGGAGATTCTGGGGAAAAGAGATCACGATAATCCCCCAGTCCGCCATGAATGCATTGATGCCTACCATTAGAATGGAAAAGTACGTGAGACATCTTGCTGAATCTCACGGTATAGACGAGCAAGAGCTTCTTGAAAAGGCAAAAAGAAGGTTCGAGGAAGTGGGATTGAAACCCATGTGGCTCAAGAGGTATCCATTTGAACTCAGCGGCGGAATGCGGCAAAGAGCCGTGATAGCGATCGCAACTGTACTGAACCCAAGCCTTCTTATAGCGGATGAACCAACTTCTGCTTTGGACGTTGTCAATCAGAAAGTTCTTCTAAAGGTTTTGATGCAGATGAAAAGGCAAGGAATTGTGAAGAGTATTATATTCATTACTCATGACATAGCGACTGTAAGACAAATCGCAGATAGGATGATTATCATGTACGCTGGAAAGATAGTTGAGTTTGCACCTGTGGAGAGCCTCCTGGAGAAGCCTCTTCATCCTTACACCCAGGGGCTTTTCAATTCGGTTCTCACACCAGAGCCAGAGGTGAAGAAAAGAGGAATTACCACCATTCCTGGAGCACCTCCGAACCTTATAAACCCACCTTCTGGATGCAGGTTTCATCCAAGATGTCCGCATGTGATGGATATATGTAAAGAAAAAGAACCGCCACTGATAGAAATAGAACCTTCACGGAGAGTGGCATGCTGGTTGTACACGGAGGAGAGAGCATGAGCAGACTTGTCGTGAAGAACCTCACAAAAATCTTCTCACTTGGATTCTTCTCTAAGCGCCGTATAGAAGCGGTGAAGGACGTCTCTTTCGAGGTGAAAGAAAAAGAAATAGTATCCCTCGTAGGAGAAAGTGGATCTGGAAAGACAACGACCGCAAAGATGATTTTGAGACTCCTTCCTCCCACATCTGGAGAGATACTGTTCGAGGGAAAAGACATCTGGAGGGATCTCAAGGATAAAGAATCGCTCGTTGAATTCAGAAGAAAGGTCCACGCAGTGTTTCAGGATCCGTTCTCAAGTTACAATCCCTTCTATCCAGTCGAGAGAACTCTCTGGCAGGCCATAAGTCTTCTCGAGAACAAGCCTTCAAACAAGAAAGAAGCGCTCGAACTCATAAAGGAGTCGCTTTTCAGAGTGGGGATAGATCCGAAGGATGTGCTTGGGAAGTATCCGCACCAGATTTCCGGTGGTCAGAAACAAAGAATCATGATCGCAAGATGCTGGATCTTGAGGCCTCTTCTGATCGTAGCAGACGAACCCACATCCATGATAGACGCGTCTTCCAGAGGAGGTATCATAAAGCTTTTGGAAGAACTCAGGGAAGAGCAGGGAACATCCATCATCTTCATCACACACGATCTGGGGCTTGCCTATTACGTTTCCGATAACATCTTCGTCATGAAGAACGGTGAAATCGTGGAAAGGGGACATCCAGACAAGGTGGTTCTTGAACCTACCCACGAGTACACAAAACTTCTTGTTGGTAGCATCCCGAAGCTTTACAGGAAGCTGGAGGACCTGTGATGTTTACAAAAGCGGTTCTTTCCATTTTCTCTTGGGCCCTGGTTCTTGAGTTGATAGTTCTGTTTTATTACCTGTGGCGCGGATTGAGGCCAGTGGAGTTCTACCTCAATTTAGGACTTCTTGGACTTACAGTACCTTCCCTTGTGTTTCTTGTCATCAAAGAAAGGAAAAAGAGGAGGGATGAAGATGGAAAAGGTGAATGAAATCCTGTCCCAACTTACCCTAGAGGAAAAAGTGAAACTTGTAGTGGGGATAGGACTTCCCGGATTGTTCGGAAATCCCCATTCTCGCGTAGTGGGTGCGGCTGGAGAAACACACCCTGTTCCAAGAGTTGGAATTCCCGCGTTTGTCCTAGCGGATGGTCCAGCGGGGCTTAGAATAAATCCAACAAGGGAAAACGATGAGAACACCTATTACACAACAGCCTTTCCTGTTGAGATCATGCTTGCTTCCACCTGGAACAAAGATCTCCTCGAAAAAGTAGGGAAAGCAATGGGAGAAGAAGCGAGAGAATATGGTGTGGATGTGCTTCTTGCTCCCGCGATGAATATACACAGAAATCCACTCTGCGGAAGGAATTTCGAGTATTACTCAGAAGATCCTGTCCTTTCCGGTGAAATGGCTTCAGCCTTCGTGAAAGGAGTTCAGTCGCAGGGAATTGGGGCATGTATAAAACACTTTGTGGCGAACAATCAGGAGACAAACAGAATGGTCGTGGACACAATCGTGTCCGAGCGTGCCCTCAGAGAGATATACCTGAAAGGTTTTGAAATCGCTGTTAAGAAAGCGAAACCTTGGAGTGTGATGAGTGCTTACAACAAACTGAATGGAAAATATTGCTCACAGAACGAGTGGATTTTGAAGAAGATTCTCAGGGAAGAATGGGAATTCGGTGGTTTTGTAATGAGCGATTGGTACGCTGGGGACAGTCCAGTAGAACAACTCAAAGCGGGCAATGACCTCATTATGCCGGGAAAGACCTACCAAGTTAACACAGAACGAAGAGACGAGATAGAAGAGATCATGGAAGCTCTAAAGGAAGGAAGATTGAGTGAAGAAGTTATCGATGAGTGTGTGAGAAACATCCTGAAGGTCCTTATGAACGCGCCTTCTTTCAAAGGTTACAAGTATTCCAACAAACCAGATCTTGACGCACACGCAAAAGTTGCCTATGAAGCAGGTTCGGAGGGTGTTGTTCTCTTGAAAAATGAAGAATCTCTTCCTATCCCTGAAAATTCGAAGATAGCACTTTTTGGAACAGGACAGATAGAAACAATAAAGGGAGGAACAGGAAGCGGAGACACCCATCCAAGATACACGGTCTCCATCCTTGAAGGCATAAAAGAAAGAAACATGAAGTTCGATGAAGAACTCGCTTCCACTTATGAGGAGTACATCAAAAAGATGAGAGAAACAGATGAATATAAACCCAGAACCGACTCCTGGGGAACTATCATAAAACCGAAACTTCCAGAGAACTTCCTCTCAGGAAAAGAGATAAAGAAAGCTGCAAAGAAAAACGATGTTGCAGTTGTTGTGATCAGCAGGATCTCCGGTGAAGGATACGACAGAAAGCCGGTGAAAGGTGACTTCTACCTCTCTGATGACGAACTGGAGCTCATAAAAACCGTCTCGAGAGAATTCCATGAACAGAGTAAGAAGGTTATAGTTCTTCTCAACATCGGAGGTCCAATCGAAGTTGCAAGTTGGAGAGACCTTGTAGATGGAATTCTTCTTGTCTGGCAGGCGGGACAGGAGATGGGAAGAATAGTAGCCGATGTTCTTGTGGGAAAGGTCAATCCCTCTGGAAAACTTCCAACGACCTTCCCGAAAGATTACTTGGACGTTCCATCCTGGACGTTCCCAGGAGAACCAAAGGACAATCCGCAAAAGGTGGTGTACGAGGAAGACATCTACGTGGGATACAGGTACTACGACACCTTCGGTGTAGAACCTGCCTATGAGTTCGGCTACGGCCTCTCTTACACAAAGTTTGAATACAAAGATTTAAAAGTCAATCTCGATGGGGAGACGCTCAGAGTATCGTACACGATCACAAACATCGGTGACAAAGCCGGAAAAGAAGTCTCACAGGTTTATATCAAAGCTCCAAAAGGGAAAATAGACAAGCCCTTCCAGGAGCTGAAAGCGTTCCACAAAACAAAACTTTTGAACCCGGGCGAATCCGAAAAGATCTTTCTGGAAATTCCTCTTAGAGATCTTGCGAGTTTCGATGGGAAAGAATGGGTTGTCGAGTCAGGAGAATACGAGGTCAGGGTCGGTGCATCTTCGAGGGATATAAGGTTGAGAGATATTTTTCTGGTTGAGGGAGAGAAGAGATTCAAACCATGAAAAGGGGGTAATATGATGAGCAGGCTGGTTTTCGCTCTGCTTCTCTTTCCTGTTTTCATTCTGGCTCAAAACATCCTTGGCAACGCTTCTTTCGATGAACCAATTCTCATCGCAGGTGTGGATATAGACCCACCCGCAGAGGATGGCTCTATAGACACAGGAGGAAACTGGGTATTCTTCACCAATTCAAACGGTGAGGGAACGGCTCGAGTTGAAAACGGCGTTCTCGTGGTTGAGATAACAAACGGAGGAGATCACACCTGGTCGGTTCAGATCATACAGGCTCCCATACGTGTTGAGAAACTCCACAAGTACAGAGTTTCTTTCCGAGCCAAAGCCTCCTCTCAGAGAAACATCGGGGTGAAGATAGGAGGAACGGCCGGAAGAGGATGGACCGCGTACAACCCCGGTACCGACGAATCCGGCGGCATGGTCTTCGAGCTCGGAACAGATTGGCAGAAGTACGAGTTCGAATTCGTCATGAGACAGGAGACCGATGAAAATGCTCGTTTCGAGTTTCAGCTTGGAAAGTATACCGGCACGGTCTGGATAGACGACGTAGTGATGGAGGACATCGGTGTTCTCGAGGTAAGCGGTGAGGAAAACGAAATCTACACCGAGGAGGATGAAGACAAAGTGGAAGACTGGCAGCTCGTTTGGAGTCAGGAGTTCGATGACGGTGTTATCGATCCGAACATCTGGAACTTCGAGATAGGAAACGGTCATGCAAAAGGTATTCCAGGCTGGGGTAACGGGGAACTCGAGTACTATACAGACGAAAACGCGTTCGTTGAAAACGGCTGTCTTGTGATTGAGGCAAGAAAAGAACAGGTTTCCGATGAGTATGGAACTTACGATTACACCTCAGCCAGGATGACCACAGAAGGTAAATTCGAAATAAAATACGGGAAAATCGAAATAAGGGCAAAACTTCCAAAGGGAAAAGGTATCTGGCCCGCTCTCTGGATGCTCGGAAACAACATAGGAGAGGTCGGATGGCCCACCTGTGGTGAGATCGACATCATGGAGATGCTTGGCCACGACACCAGAACCGTTTATGGAACAGCACACGGTCCGGGATATTCTGGTGGTGCGGGTATAGGTGTTGCCTATCATCTTCCAGAAGGAGTACCGGACTTTTCCGAAGACTTCCACATTTTCTCCATCGAATGGGACGAAGACGAAGTGGAGTGGTACGTGGACGGACAGCTCTACCACGTCCTCAGCAAGGATGAACTGGCCGAACTCGGTCTTGAGTGGGTTTTCGACCATCCGTTCTTCCTCATTCTGAACGTTGCCGTGGGAGGCTACTGGCCAGGTTATCCCGACGAAACCACCCAATT
Protein-coding regions in this window:
- a CDS encoding ABC transporter substrate-binding protein; amino-acid sequence: MRKSLVLLLALLVLSSLMAQVSLPREDTVYIGGALWGPATTWNLYAPQSTWGTDQFMYLPAFQYDLGRDAWIPVIAERYEFVDDKTLRIYIRPEARWSDGVPITAEDFVYALELTKELGIGPGGGWDTYIEYVKAVDTKVVEFKAKEENLNYFQFLSYSLGTQPMPKHVYERVRAQMNIKDWVNDKPEEQVVSGPYKLYYYDPNIVVYQRVDNWWGKDIFGLPRPKYLAHVIYKDNPSASLAFERGDIDWNGLFIPSVWELWEKKGIPVGTWYKKEPYFIPDGVGFVYVNNTKPGLNDPAVRKAIAYAIPYNEMLKKAYFGYGSQAHPSMVIDLFEPYKQYIDYDLAKKTFGTEDGRIPFDLGIANKILDEAGYKKGPDGVRVGPDGTKLGPYTISVPYGWTDWMMMCEMIAKNLRSIGIDVKTEFPDFSVWADRMTKGTFDLIISWSVGPSFDHPFNIYRFVLDKRLSKPVGEVTWAGDWERYDSDEVVELLDKAVSTLDPEVRKQAYFRIQQIIYRDMPSIPAFYSAHWYEYSTKYWINWPNEDNPAWFRPSPWHADTWPTLFIISKKSNPQPIPSWLGTVDEGGIEIPTAKIFEDLHKAAM
- a CDS encoding ABC transporter permease, giving the protein MGTKSMFKYLSRRFIFLLVTYIVATTIVFILPRAIPGNPLSQILSGLSRVAQANPEAIRAAERTLMEEFGLGKPWYVQYFEFITKALRGDLGTSITFYPRKVIDLIIPVIPWTLALLLPATIVAWILGNSLGALAAYRRNTWIDKGVLTTSLIVSQIPYYWLGMIFIFFFGVKLGWLPVQGAYSQGTIPNLSWSFFIDVLKHYIMPFASIVVSAMGGWAIGMRLMVIYELGSDYAMFSEYLGMKDKRIFKYVFRNSLLPQITGLALSLGGVLGGALITEIVFNYPGTGYLLFRALTTLDYPLIQGIFVILIASIYLANFIVDFLYALIDPRIRLGQEA
- a CDS encoding ABC transporter permease, encoding MFRTMIRPLFKNKKFIIGFSIFLFFLFLGIFGPMFYKVDPTEMTWDYEQPPSSAHPFGTDTYGRDVLAQLFHGIRSSLYIGFLAAIISLVIGTIIGSFSAVKRGIVDDVLMAITNIVLTTPSILIAILIASYLKVRSIEMVAVILGLFQWPWFARAIRAQLMSVMSREYVYLSIMAGYSDFRLVIEDLIPTIATYAFMSFVLFINGGIMGEAGLSLIGLGPTQGISLGIMLQWAVLMEAVRRGLWWWFVPPGLAIVAVTASLLVISTAMDEVFNPRLREE
- a CDS encoding ABC transporter ATP-binding protein; the protein is MKEILLKAENVKAYYKLEKASVKAVDGLSFEILEDEVIGVVGESGCGKTTLSNVIFMNMVKPLTLVDGKIFLKVNGKFVELSSMTRDEVKRRFWGKEITIIPQSAMNALMPTIRMEKYVRHLAESHGIDEQELLEKAKRRFEEVGLKPMWLKRYPFELSGGMRQRAVIAIATVLNPSLLIADEPTSALDVVNQKVLLKVLMQMKRQGIVKSIIFITHDIATVRQIADRMIIMYAGKIVEFAPVESLLEKPLHPYTQGLFNSVLTPEPEVKKRGITTIPGAPPNLINPPSGCRFHPRCPHVMDICKEKEPPLIEIEPSRRVACWLYTEERA
- a CDS encoding ABC transporter ATP-binding protein → MSRLVVKNLTKIFSLGFFSKRRIEAVKDVSFEVKEKEIVSLVGESGSGKTTTAKMILRLLPPTSGEILFEGKDIWRDLKDKESLVEFRRKVHAVFQDPFSSYNPFYPVERTLWQAISLLENKPSNKKEALELIKESLFRVGIDPKDVLGKYPHQISGGQKQRIMIARCWILRPLLIVADEPTSMIDASSRGGIIKLLEELREEQGTSIIFITHDLGLAYYVSDNIFVMKNGEIVERGHPDKVVLEPTHEYTKLLVGSIPKLYRKLEDL
- a CDS encoding TM0026 family membrane protein, which codes for MFTKAVLSIFSWALVLELIVLFYYLWRGLRPVEFYLNLGLLGLTVPSLVFLVIKERKKRRDEDGKGE
- a CDS encoding beta-glucosidase, whose protein sequence is MEKVNEILSQLTLEEKVKLVVGIGLPGLFGNPHSRVVGAAGETHPVPRVGIPAFVLADGPAGLRINPTRENDENTYYTTAFPVEIMLASTWNKDLLEKVGKAMGEEAREYGVDVLLAPAMNIHRNPLCGRNFEYYSEDPVLSGEMASAFVKGVQSQGIGACIKHFVANNQETNRMVVDTIVSERALREIYLKGFEIAVKKAKPWSVMSAYNKLNGKYCSQNEWILKKILREEWEFGGFVMSDWYAGDSPVEQLKAGNDLIMPGKTYQVNTERRDEIEEIMEALKEGRLSEEVIDECVRNILKVLMNAPSFKGYKYSNKPDLDAHAKVAYEAGSEGVVLLKNEESLPIPENSKIALFGTGQIETIKGGTGSGDTHPRYTVSILEGIKERNMKFDEELASTYEEYIKKMRETDEYKPRTDSWGTIIKPKLPENFLSGKEIKKAAKKNDVAVVVISRISGEGYDRKPVKGDFYLSDDELELIKTVSREFHEQSKKVIVLLNIGGPIEVASWRDLVDGILLVWQAGQEMGRIVADVLVGKVNPSGKLPTTFPKDYLDVPSWTFPGEPKDNPQKVVYEEDIYVGYRYYDTFGVEPAYEFGYGLSYTKFEYKDLKVNLDGETLRVSYTITNIGDKAGKEVSQVYIKAPKGKIDKPFQELKAFHKTKLLNPGESEKIFLEIPLRDLASFDGKEWVVESGEYEVRVGASSRDIRLRDIFLVEGEKRFKP
- a CDS encoding carbohydrate binding domain-containing protein, with protein sequence MMSRLVFALLLFPVFILAQNILGNASFDEPILIAGVDIDPPAEDGSIDTGGNWVFFTNSNGEGTARVENGVLVVEITNGGDHTWSVQIIQAPIRVEKLHKYRVSFRAKASSQRNIGVKIGGTAGRGWTAYNPGTDESGGMVFELGTDWQKYEFEFVMRQETDENARFEFQLGKYTGTVWIDDVVMEDIGVLEVSGEENEIYTEEDEDKVEDWQLVWSQEFDDGVIDPNIWNFEIGNGHAKGIPGWGNGELEYYTDENAFVENGCLVIEARKEQVSDEYGTYDYTSARMTTEGKFEIKYGKIEIRAKLPKGKGIWPALWMLGNNIGEVGWPTCGEIDIMEMLGHDTRTVYGTAHGPGYSGGAGIGVAYHLPEGVPDFSEDFHIFSIEWDEDEVEWYVDGQLYHVLSKDELAELGLEWVFDHPFFLILNVAVGGYWPGYPDETTQFPQRMYIDYIRVYKDMNPETITGEVDDCEYEQAQQQAGPEVTYEQINNGTFDEPIVNDQANNPDEWFIWQAGDYGISGARVSDYGVRDGYAYITIADPGTDTWHIQFNQWIGLYRGKTYTISFKAKADTPRPINVKILQNHDPWTNYFAQTVNLTADWQTFTFTYTHPDDADEVVQISFELGEGTATTIYFDDVTVSPQ